GCAAAAAAGTGCTCTCCTATTATTTATCTTCTTGACGACTGTGATACGAGGGCCTCCTACCCCTTTTCTGATGTCATTCATAATTGTTCTGCAGTCACTAGCAATTACCAAGCGATCCAAAGATAGGTCAGCCGCAAGTGCGAAAGCCCGCCGGCACACAATTatctatgaacatgtgtgggcACGTCTTCGTTTCTCTAATAGCGAGCCCGAGGTATGCCCTGCCTTAGCCTTAGGGGACACTCTATGTGGGCCGCCCTAGTAGAGTTAGTTCAACCATTTTGTTTCTTCTTATATattatcttttttcctttttagtTTTTTATATTTTATGAGATTCTAAAtacatatattacaaaaatattaaTTTAGTTAATGTATTTAAAAATTTGTAAATGTATACGGCTAGTATGAAAAATGTTAACACAGTATTTAAACTTCGTTAGCTTAATATTATAAAACAATTGAGACCATTCAAATGATATGCTTGCGAGATTTATAAAATTTCCACTTGTTTTGAGAAATGTATGTGACATAAAAAAGATTATACAATTTAAAACAATGGTCTTGGAATTCAAAAAAAGGTTTCCTACCATTCAGGAAAATGTACATTAAATTTTTTGAAATATGTTTATGAGTTATTATAATATGTTTGTGACATGTAAAAAACTATACAACATCAAAAATGTTCACATAGTTTTAAGAAGAATTACTTTGTATCACTTAAGAAAAAGAATGTTTCAGTCTGTATTTGAAAATTGTTTAACACATATTTAAAAAAATCAATCATGAATTTcgaaaatgttaaacttgtacaAAAAATGTTTTAGATGTAAACCaacaatgtacaatgtgtatgaaaaaatagaTATCCAAATATATATTTGAaataaatgttaatcatgtatttgaaaatgttaGACATGTATAAATAAAATGTTTCTGTTATGTAATAAAATTCTAGATATGTactgaaaaataaaaataagaaaaaaaccGAAGAAACCTATGAAATCTGAAGAAAGTAAGAAACCAAAAAAACCAGAGAAAACAGATGAAAACCTATGTAACATAGTGAAAACCTGATAAGAAAATCAGAGAGAGAAAAACTCGCGCGATAGATAAaatactgggccggcccagtagtgACAAAGTTACGTCTCGCAATAAGCGATATTCTTACCTCCCGCGACGATACCTGGGCCAGCATATCTTTAGCTGGGCCTAACTGGTGTATGCACGAGACCGACCAGTGCGCGACGTGGTCAGCGTGAGCACCGCGCACGGACGCACCGCCCCCGAGCGCACGAGCCGTCTTCTGATCCCGCGAGCACACGCCGCGATCTCGACTCAAGCAAGGCAGCGAGACGAGACCAAACCATGGCGGCcaaccaccacctccgccgcctcgcctccgcgtccgcccccgCTCTCTCCCGCCTCTCCAAACCCCCTGCTTCGCCGCTCCTCCGCCCCGCGTTCTCCAGCTCCGCCTCCCCCGCGGATCAGCTGGCGGCGGCGGGGGCCGCTGCAGCCGAGAAGGGCGAGGCCCAGGGCGCCGTGAAGGAGGCGGGCGGGGCGCAGGGCGCTGATGCTGGCGCGaggaaggcgggggaggaggaggaggatgacggcGGCCTGGACATAAACGAGGCCACGGGCGAGATCGGCGGCCCGCACGGGCCGGAGCCCACCCGCTACGGCGACTGGGAGCGCGGCGGCCGCTGCTCCGACTTCTGAGCAACCGCTACCAACTGGGAGGGTAAAAACTTGCTCTCCGATTCGTTCTAAGTTGTAATCACAAGGatatggcatggcatggcatggtgaTTCTGTTTTACTCTGTTGGGGGAATAAATCTTGTTGTTATACTGAACATGGTTCTGAAGTTTCAGAGTACTGTACCATCTTAGCATGTATCTAAGCTTTCTAAGTTCTCTGTATGAATTCTGTTGAGTGGTAACTGATTGTTTGTTTAGTTTGATTTTCCCCCTTAAGCTCCATGATGAAATTGAATTAGTATGATTGATTCACAGCAATGCCACATCGCGAGTCCTTGCAATTTCACATGAGCGAGTGATTCCTTGGTACCTACCGAGGTTACCCGTAGCAGGTGTATACGGTATTACGTGCTTCTTGTGCTTCCTTCCTAAAACTTGGTGTCTCCTTAGCTAGCGCTTCTGGTTATGTTGTCCCCAAGTTTTTTTTTAGCCTTGGAGAAATTGATCAGGCTGGACAGGAAGTTGAAACTTGGGTTGGGGTGACGGGCGGTTGTTGCTGGAATTTGGCATGCTTCAAGTTTTGGGGTGGAAATCAGAGTGAACACCAAGTAGGAGAGCGTTGGTGATCTGATGTTGCTATTGAAGCCAGGCATCTACTGGGATTGCCGGTTGCAGTGAAATACATTTTGTTTATCATGATGACACTTTCTATATAGGATGATTTAATATGAAACGACAGTAACCTGAAACTTCAGATAACAACAGTAACCTGAAACTTCAGATAACAGCAGTAACCTGAAACTTCAGATAACAGCAGTAACCTTGAGCCATCTTATTTTCAGAACTACCTTGGGCCAtcttaaataaaaataaatatctCTAGTAGAACGGTATTGAATTTATATCTAGCCTTCATGGGTAAAATATTTTGCTCTGTTTGCCTTGAGCTTGCCATATGATCAGATAGGACACATTTATTTAAGTGGGGTATATGAAATTTCTGAATACTTACGATTTATGGTCTCAGTTCAGAAGATAATTTCTGAACGCTTCTCATGGTTGCTTCCTAAACCTTGGTGTCTCCCTGACTAGCATTTCTGGTTATGTTGCTCTCAGTTGTTTTTACTTTTTAGCCTTCGAGAAATTGGTCAGGCAGGAGAGGAAGTTGGAACTTTGATGGGGTGACTAGCTGTTGTATCTTGAATTAGTCATGCTTTCGATTACGGGTTGGCAACTATAGAGTGAACACCGAGTAGGAGAGCATTATATTTTCGTGATTTGATGTTGCTACTGAGATCAGTCATCTAGTGGGATTGGTACCGAGCAGGAGAGCATTACATGATGGGTTCAAATGCATTTTATTCAGCATCAGGACAGTTTCTATATTGGATGATTATGAAAAACGGCAGTAACGTTGAACTTCAGATAACAACAGTAACCTTCAGCCATCTATTTTCAGAAAAACATCGAATCATCTTTTCTTGTCAGAACAACCTCGCTAATTGATGAAAGTGAACATTTCTTGTAGAATTGTGTTGAAGTTACATAGGGATCGGTAGGTGTTCATGGGTGTAGTATTCTGCCCTGCTTACAAGGGCTTAAGGAAAATAACATGATCATGATTTCCCGGTTCCCCCCTTTCTGTTTGCTCTGAGCTTTGCTGTGTGATCAGATAGGACACATTTATTTAAGTAGATTATACTATGAAATCTTGGAACGAGTTAACCGATTCG
This portion of the Triticum dicoccoides isolate Atlit2015 ecotype Zavitan chromosome 7A, WEW_v2.0, whole genome shotgun sequence genome encodes:
- the LOC119334446 gene encoding uncharacterized protein LOC119334446; the protein is MAANHHLRRLASASAPALSRLSKPPASPLLRPAFSSSASPADQLAAAGAAAAEKGEAQGAVKEAGGAQGADAGARKAGEEEEDDGGLDINEATGEIGGPHGPEPTRYGDWERGGRCSDF